The segment CGTATTATACGTTGATGAAGTTAACTTACTTGATGATCAAATCTCCAATCAACTACTAACGGTTCTCACCGAAGGACGTAACCAAATTGAACGGGAAGGTATCAGTTTTCAACACCCTTGTCAACCCCTATTAATTGCCACCTATAACCCCGAAGAAGGACCCCTAAGACGGCATTTATTAGACCGAATTGCGATCGCCCTTTCTGCTGATGGGGTATTAGCCTTAGACCAGCGCGTTCAAGCGGTTGATCAAGCCATTGACTATGCCAACTCTCCCCAAGTATTTATTAATCAATATAGCGAAGAAATTGACGATATTAGAACCGAAATTATCCTGGCCAGAGAATGGTTAAAAGAAGTCAAAATAAGCACCGATCAGATTAGCTATTTAGTCGAAGAAGCCATCCGAGGGGGCATAGAAGGGCATCGCGCCGAACTTTTTGCGGTTCGAGTCGCTAAAGCTGCCGCAGCCCTAGAAGGACGAAATATCATCACTCCAGACGATCTACGACGGGCGGTGGAATTGGTCATCGTGCCCCGTTCGATCTTCATGCCACCCCCTCCCCAGGATGAGATGCAACCCCCTCCCCCTCCTCCTCCCCAACAACCCCAAGACGAGTCTAGCCAAGACCAAGAGGAACAAGAAGAAGAAGAAAATAAAGAAGAACCGGAACAAGAACCCCCAGGCATCCCTGAAGAGTTCGTTTTTGACATCGAAGGGGTGATTTTAGACCCCAACGTGCTTTATTTTGCTCAAATGGCACAGCGTCAGGGCAAGTCCGGCAGTCGGAGTCTCATCTTTTCTGACGACCGGGGACGCTACGTTAAACCCATGATCCCCAAAGGCAAGGTCAGACGTATTGCCGTCGATGCCACCTTACGCGCGGCTGCCCCCTATCAAAAAGCCCGTCGGTCACGCCATCCAGGGCGCAACGTTATCGTGGAACAAGGGGATATTCGGTCAAAACGCCTGGCCAGGAAAGCGGGCGCTTTAATTGTCTTTGTGGTGGATGCGTCGGGGTCGATGGCTTTAAACCGAATGCAGTCCGCTAAGGGTGCAGTGATGCGTCTGTTGACGGAAGCTTACGAAAACCGCGACCAAGTGGCGTTAATTCCCTTTAGAGGAGAACAGGCGGACGTTTTGTTACCTCCTACCCGTTCTATTGCTTTAGCCCGACGACGCTTAGAAACGCTACCCTGTGGGGGAGGTTCGCCCTTGGCACACGGGTTAACCCAAGCGGTTCATGTAGGGATGAATGCGAAGATGTCGGGGGATATCGGTCAGGTGGTGATCGTTGCCATAACCGATGGTCGGGGTAATATTCCTTTGGCTAAGTCTTTAGGCGAACCGTTGCCTGAAGGAGAAAAGCCCGATATTAAGGGCGAACTGTTAGAAATTGCCGGAAAAATTCGGGCGTTAGGGATGAAATTATTGGTCATAGATACGGAGAAAAAATTTGTTTCTACTGGTTTTGGTAAGGAATTAGCAACAACCGCAGGGGGGACGTATTATCAGTTACCCAGGGCAACGGATCAGGCTATTGCACAGATGGCTAAAGGGGCGATCGCTGATTTAAGGTAGATTTGTCGGTTATGTCAAATTCACTAATGATATTAGGTCAAATACAATGAACTTATTAGAGGACGTTAAAGCAAAAACTAAAGAATTTCGGACAGATAGCTATCCCATGTCTATTGGTGAAATTATTAGTCTTTATAAAGATGGCGAAATGATGATTAACCCTGATTTTCAGCGTTATTTTAGATGGACTATTGATCAAAAAAGTCGTTTCGTTGAATCTATTTTATTAGGTATCCCTATCCCTTCAATTTTTGTTTATCAAAGAGAAGAAGATAGCGTTTGGGAATTGGTTGATGGACTGCAAAGAATTTCTACAATTTTAGAGTTTGTTGGCGAACTAAAAGATGAAAATGGTCATTTAAAACCTCATTTAATTTTAAAAGGAACTAAGTTATTACCTAGCTTAGAAGGGGTTCAGTGGGAAAAGGCTAAAAATGAAGATTATAATTTACCTAATCCTCTGAGAATTGACTTTAAACGGGCTAAAATGCAAGTCCAAATTATCAAAAAAGAATCGGATAAGAATGCAAAATTTGAGGTTTTTGATCGCTTAAATACAGGAGGTTCATTTTTATCCTATCAAGAAGTGCGTAATTGTCTTTTAATTATGCTTGATAAAACGCTCTATAACTGGTTATCAGACCTAGCAAATAATGAGGATTTCCAAACTTGTATTTCAATTTCAGATCGCTTAAAAGAAGAACGTTACGATATGGAGTTAGTGTTAAAATATTTAGCAATTTCAGATGTTAATTTTGAGCCTAAAGAATTTAGTAAAAAAGAAGTCAATGAATATTTAACTGATTACCTTACAGAGTTGTGTAAATCAATATTATTTGATCGTGATCTTGAAAAAAGAAAATTTGAAAAAATCTTTTTATTGCTGCGTATAGCAACAGGGGATGAAACCTTTCAAAAGTATAGTGAAGATCGATTTAAAGGGAAATTTCTTGATTCAGCTTATGAAGCAATTACCACTGGATTAAAAGCAAATATAGATACCTATTCTGAAACTGAGACTGATATTAATATAGTTAGACAAAAAATTCAATTAATGTGGTCAGAAAATGATTTTATCGATCATATTGGTACAGGTTCAAGAGCAAGAAATCGTATTCCTCGTATGATTAGTTTTGGCCAAGAACATTTTAAGAAATGAGTAAAGATAATCAAACGGTTAGTATTCTTGAACAAAATTTAGATGATGATTTAAGCTGGAGAATCAAAGAGCTTAGCTTATTAAAAAACAAGATTCCTGTACAAAAAGGAACTGAACAAGCTGTATTAATTAAGGCTGGAATAACTCTATTATATGCTCATTGGGAAGGTTTTGTTAAATATTCTGCTGAATGTTATTTACAATTTGTCTCTATGCAAAGACTTAAATATAATGAACTTGACTATTGTTTTATTGCCCTTTGTTCTCGAAAATCAATTAACGAGTTATTAAAAACCCAAAAATTTGAATTACAACAAGAAATAGTCAAAAACTTATTAGATAATTTAGAACAAAGAGCACAAATTCCTTATGAAGGAATCATTAATACAAAATCCAATTTAAACTTTGAAGTATTTCGTGATATTTGTGTGATTATTGGAATTGACTATAAGCAATATGAAACTAATCAAAAGGCTATTGATGAAAAACTTCTTACTGTTAGAAATAAAATTGCTCATGGGAAAGATCTAAAGAAGAATTATGAAGATTTTATTGATATTTATCAAATAGTCACAACTTTAATGAGAAATATTAAAGATGATATTCTCAATGCGGCAATTACTGAGCGATACAAAAGAACCTTGTAGGGTAGGCAAAACATGAATTCTTAGACCTTATTATTAATAATATCAATTTGCCCACCCTACCTGATTGAAGTGCGATCGCTAATTTAAAATAATTGTTTTATACTTGGATTAACGATCATTGCTTGATACAATTCAAAAGCGATTTTGTTGCTTAATTTAGGTTCTCATGATGAAGTATATTAGTGCGATCGCCGATTTTGTAGTGGGCAAAGCTTTAATTATTACATTTTATTATGAATAACATCGATTTGCCTACCTTACCCGATCGGAGTGCGATCAATCGCTGATTTAAGGTAGATTATCTCCTAGCAATGACATCAAGCGGTAATTGGAGACAAGATAAACTACTTACTCCCTATGAAATTGCTAAACTTAAACAAAGTGGACTGGATATTCACGATCTCAAAGGAGGCAAAAATGCGTCTAAAAAAGATGGTTCTACCGAACTTGTCATGTAAAAATAAAAAATAAAACGTTAAACTTGCAACATAAAAATAAAATTTTTATCTTGTGTAACTGAAGACTGGAGTGCATTATAACACATTTTATGTTTAAATAGTAGTGAAATTAAAGACAATATTTAAACTGGAGTTATACTTATGCCATCAAATCCTCAACTAAATTTAATGACTAACCTGTTACAACTAGAAGGAGTGACAGTCATCAATTATCAGATAATAAAAGAGATAGGAATAGTTTTATCTGTAGAGAAAATAGAGCCAAATGCTACCTGTATTTACTGTGGTTCAAAAACGAGGAAAGTTCATCAAAATAACGAATTAACAATTAGGGATTTACCCTGGGGAGAAAAATCGGTTTATTTAAAAATTAATCGTCGGCAAATGAGATGTGAGCATTGTCAAAAGAAATTCACAGAGGAATTGAGTTATGTGCCCAAAAAAAGAACTTATACTGAGAGATTTAGAAAGAAAATAATTGAAGAAGTTTTAAATAGTGACATCAAGAATGTAGCGAAAAGAAATGGAGTTAGTGAACAAGAAATAGAAACGATGCTGAAAGATGTAGGAGAAGACTTAAACCAAGAAAAACCGAGGGAATTAAGGCGATTAGGAATTGATGAAATCGCGGTGATTAAAGGACAAGGAAATTATTATGTTGTCTTAGTTGATTTAGAGAGAGGAGTGATAGTAGGAATTCTAGAAAAACGAATAGAAGAGGAAGTTTTAAAATATCTAGAAGCATGGGGAGAAGAGGTTTTGACGAAGATTGAAGAAGTGAGTATAGATCTTTGGAAACCTTATAAAAATATTGTGAATAAATTAATGCCCCAAGCTGAAGTCGTAGCTGATAGATTTCATGTAATGAAACAAGTTAATGAGGAATTAGATGCTCAAAGAAAAACTCTTAAAAGAGAAGCTAAAGAGCTAAAAGATACTAATCAAAAAGAAGAAATATTGTCAGGATTAAATAAGAGTAAATATGTTTTATTGAAAAATGAAGAAGATTTAAACGAAGAGCAAAAAGAAAAATTAGAGCAAGTCTATAAAACGTCAGAAGTCCTATCAAAAATGCACCAATTGAAGGAGGAATTTAGAGACATTTTTGAAACCCAGTCAGACTGGGTTTCAGGACTATTTGAATTAGCAGATTGGTGTCAAAAGGCTTATTCATTGTACCCGAAAAGTTGTGGAACAATTAGGCGTTGGATTGGAGAAATTATTGCCTATTTTGACCAAGGAACAACTCAAGGAATAGTCGAAGGTATTAACAATAAATTAAAGTTGATTAAAAGGAGAGCTTATGGCTTTAGAAATTTTGGTAATTTTCAACTCAGAAGTTTCTTAACTTGGCATTTTACTCGTTAATTCTACATTCTAAGTTCGGTAGAACCAAAAAGATTTATATAAAGATGACCAAGCAAACATTTATATTAAGTTAAAAGGAGGAATAGGTTTAGGTAAAGCAACAGGACTAAATATCAATGATTTTTAATTAATTAATCTTAAGGAGAAAAAATGTCATTTGAAATTACAGCCTTTTTTACTATAACAGGATTAGACTTTGATCCTCAAAATATTACTAAAAAATTAGAAATCCTCCCAACAAAAACTTGGAAAATAGGGGATATAATTCATCCAAAATCAACATTAAAGAGAGAATATAATGGATGGGTTCTTGAGTCTAAATTAAGCAAAAGTAATGACCTTGAAGATCATATTAAATCAGTCTTTGAACAATTACAACCTGTTTGGAATATCGTTCAAGAAATTGGTCATAATTATAATATAGAAATTAGTTGTGTTATTTATACTGATGGAGAAGTTCCTGTCATTCATTTAGACAAAGAAATCGTTAATAAAAGTTATCAAATTAATGTAGAAATAGATATTGATTTATATGTCTTGCCAAATAATACGATAGAAAATGATCAACAAAAGAAAGAACTTGTTAAGTTGATATAAATTTACTGGGTAAAGAATTGACATTACGTTTTATCTTGACTTATGGACGACAAGCTACTTGAAAAATACCTTGAATACGCTAACACCGAAGAGTCCTATGCAGTTCTCTTTGTGAATTAGAAGAAACTTATATCAATATTTTAAATATTTTCGAGAACAATAATGTTGAATATTGGCATCATCGTTATTTGTTTATGGCAATTACTATGAGTGAAGCTATTCAACCAACCATAAAAGCTTATTTATCCAGGTCAGTGATGCTAATCACTTTATTAGTGCGATCGCGGATTTAAAATAATTATTGTAAAATAGATAAATGTAATACAATTGTCTATCTTGTAGGGTGCGTTAATGAAATATAATGCACCGAATTTATTAACATCAAGGAGATTCAATTAAATTAGTTAATCCTAAATTGCTGAGATATGTATTAAAAACATGAACCGCATCAGGGTTATATCCCCCGTTATTTAAAAAAGCTAAAGGTGACAGTTTGACTTGATAGGATAATGCTTGATTCGTAGCTACTAATCTGGCATAATGTTCACAGTTCCAACCAAGCAAACCATAATGCCACGTTTTAAAACAATCTAACGCATAGATTAATCTTTCTATAACTAAATTAGGTTTTAGTGCTTTAGTAGGAGTTAGCTTTAATTTATCTTGATATTTTAACATAGGAAGAAGTGCTGGAAATTCTCCTGTACTAAATAAATATTTATCGGAAAGACCGATTCCATAATGATTGGTAATATCTGACCATTCTAATAACCGTCCGTAGAACTTACTATTAGGATCGATCTCAGCTTTGATTTCTTGAGCTAATTTAGTTACTTGACTTTTATTTAACATCTCAGTTGAATTTAAACGATAATTTCAAGAATGACCCTATTCAGTTTAAATTATGATAAAATCTAAGATCAGTGATTCTAATCACTGTATTAGTGCGATCGCTAATCTTGTAGAGTGGGCAAAACGTTAACTTTTCGATGTTATTATGAATAATATCAATTTGCCCACCCTACCCCATTGGAGTGCGATCGCTAATTTAAAATAATTGTTTTTACCCTTAGTGTTTGTTTTAATTCATGATAATAAGTAGAAATGAGCTATGAAAAGAATATTTAATAGTGCTGACTTTTTCCAACCAACAGATGATGAGCCTATTCGATCAGTTATTACTGAATCTAAAGAGGCTACTGTAGTAGCTTGGTATATTAAGCCAGGACAAGAAATCTATGCGCATATTCACCCTCATGGACAAGATACCTGGACTATTTTGAGAGGGAAGGGAGAATACTATCTAGATGAAGCAGGAACCAAGAAGTCTATCGTTGCAGGAGATGTGGTAATTGCTCATACTGGATGTTTGCATGGAGTGTTTAACAACGGTGATGAACCATTGATTTTTATTTCGGTTGTATCGCCGTCTGATGCAGGTTATCAACTTGTTTCTTTAGACAATACTGTTGAAAATCTTGCTATTGAGTAGTGCGACTAACAGAATAGAATATCTGATACACGCTTGAATATCCTCTTAACTAAAATCCCGAAAATAACTCTTTCAATATAGAAAATTATGAAGATCAAGAAGAAGCTATTTTATTAGTCAATTTAGGTTCTCATGATGAAGTATATTAGGGCGATCAAAATATTCATGTCCATCTCTAGTTTAGCAACTTTGTTAATATGAGGATTGCTATATTAAATTTTACTACTCAATGATATTAATAGCGAGATTGTTTGAGACAATCAACAAAAGCAAACTGTTAACTCATAACAATCAGTAACTCATCGACGCTATGCCAGAAAACGCCATTGAATCGATCCTACAAGAAAAACGGTTATTTAATCCGTCCCCTGAATTTGCTGAAAATGCCCATATTAAAAGCTTAGACCAGTATAATGAACTATACGAAAAAGCAAAAGCTGATCCTCAAGCATTTTGGGCAGACTTAGCAGAAAAAGAATTGCATTGGTTTAAAAAATGGGATCAAGTTCTCGATTGGCAACCCCCCTTTGCTAAATGGTTTGTTGGGGGAAAATTGAACATTTCCTACAACTGTCTCGATCGCCATTTAACCACCTGGAGACGCAACAAAGCAGCCATTATCTGGGAAGGGGAACCCGGTGACTCTCGTACCCTTACCTATGGGGAACTCCATCGAGAAGTCTGCCAGTTTGCCAACGCAATGAAGCAATTAGGGGTTAAAAAAGGCGACCGTGTGGGAATCTATATGCCCATGATCCCCGAAGCCGCGATCGCCATGTTAGCCTGTGCCCGCATCGGTGCGCCCCATAGCGTCGTCTTTGGCGGATTTAGTTCAGAAGCCCTCAAAGATCGCCTAGAAGATGCTCAAGCTAAGTTAGTTATCACCGCAGACGGTGGATTTCGCAAAGATAAAGCCATTCACCTCAAATCAGCCGTTGATTTAGCCCTCGAACACGGAGCCCCCACCGTTGAAAAGGTGATCGTTGTCGAACGCATCAAAGAACCCATCACCATGAAAGAAGGACGGGACTATTGGTGGCACGATCTCAAAAAAACCGCCTCTGCTGACTGTCCGGCCGAAGAAATGGACAGCGAAGATACCCTGTTTATCCTCTACACCAGTGGCAGTACGGGAAAACCCAAGGGAGTTGTCCACACCACCGGGGGTTACAACCTCTATACCCACATGACCACTAAATGGGTGTTTGACCTCAAAGATACCGATGTTTACTGGTGTACCGCCGATGTGGGCTGGATCACAGGTCATAGCTACATTGTCTATGGTCCCCTGTCCAATGGGGCAACCAGCTTGATGTACGAAGGAGCCCCTCGTCCCTCGAATCCTGGCTGTTTTTGGGATGTGGTGGAAAAATACGGCGTAAATATCTTCTATACGGCTCCTACGGCGATTCGTGCCTTTATTAAAGCGGGAGACGAACTACCCAACGCACGGGATCTCTCCTCGTTGCGGTTGTTAGGAACGGTCGGCGAACCCATCAACCCCGAAGCGTGGATGTGGTATCACCGTGTCATCGGTAAGGAACGCTGTCCCATCGTGGATACATGGTGGCAAACAGAAACGGGTGGCATTATGATTACGGCCTTACCTGGGGCTATTCCCACCAAACCGGGTTCAGCGACTCGTCCCTTCCCTGGTATTATCGCCGATGTGGTCAATGAAGAAGGCCACAGGGTTCCTGATAATGCGGGGGGTTATTTGGTGATTAAACACCCCTGGCCGAGTATGCTCCGTACTGTTTATGGCAATCCTGAACGCTTCCGTAAGACCTACTGGGACCCCATTGCACCCATCGACGGAGAACAGGTCTATTTTGCCGGAGATAGTGTACGTCGCGATGAAGATGGCTATTTTTGGATTATGGGACGGGTGGATGACGTGATGAACGTCGCTGGACATCGTTTGGGGTCGATGGAGTTAGAATCAGCCTTAAAGTCCCATCCTGCGGTCGCTGAAGCTGGAGTGGTGGGAACTCCCCATGAGATTACCGGAGAGCAGATTTTTGCCTTTGTTATTCTCAAAAATACAGCTACACCATCCGATGAATTGGCGCAGGAGTTAAAACAGCACGTTGTCATGGAAATTGGTGCGATCGCTCGTCCTGGCGAGATTCAATTTACCGAAGCACTCCCGAAAACGCGATCGGGTAAAATCGTTCGTCGCTTTTTGCGTCAAATTGCAGCCGGACAAGAAATTGTGGGCGATAAAACGACGGTAGAAGATCCAACGGTTTTGGACAAGTTAGAAGCAGAAATCGCTCATAAACGAGCCAAAGCTGCGGTTTAATAGTTGGGGTGGGCTCTGCCCACCTTTACTTTCCCTCAACTCAATTAACGATAGAGTGGAGATCTTCCAGGATGAGAGCAATCGCACTCATGGAATTTAATCTTATTTTTTCAACAACTTAAAGAAAGTTTCCTTATCAAGTCCAATATCTTGAATCATTCCCATTAGTGTACCTTGTTTAATGTCTTTTCCTGAATGAATCGGAACAACAACTCTTTGTCCTTGATTATTCTTATAAATTGCATGACTTCCCTTTTGACGATCAAAATAAAACCCTAACTTTTCAATTACTTTGATAAAATCTTTCGGTTTAACACTTGAGAAATTACTCATGCTAAAATACTTAACGGTTTAACAATTAAATTATCTTGAGGAATCGGTTGATTATCTTCTCTTAAACTTTCCAAATATAATTCAATCGCTTCTGTGATATTTTTAATGGCTTCTTCAAAGGTATCTCCTTGGGAATGACACCCTTTTAAAGTAGGACAAAAAGCATGATAACCTCCTTCTGCTTCTTGTTCCAGAAGAACCGTATAGTTATAAATCCGTTTACTTGTATTATCCATTGCTTTGATTGAGTTTAAACTAATCTGATCATAAACGTTTTTTACAAAGAGTGCATCCCTTCAATATAGATCAGGTGCATTACACTACTTTAAGACACTCTATAAGAACAGCGATCGCACTATCCAATGGGGAAAAACGTATTGGAATTGAAAACATAGGAATAGCTTTAGGACACTCGAAGCAATTCTTTTTCAAAAGAACACAACGCGAGTCAAAAGAATTGAAAAATTTAAAACAAACCGGATTTTCAGGTCAACAAGTCTGGGTAAAAATTATCGGTGGAGATAGTAATCAAGAATTATTCAGGGCAAAAACACTTGGACTTCGAGATTTTGTCAAGCTGGTTACTTATGAAGCAACAGTTTATCGAAATATGAAAGCAATTATTTTACTAGCAGTTTTTGCCGAAACAGGAATAGAGAAAATATTAGAAGATGCTTTTTCAGGTAGATCAATTGACTTTATTTTAGATAAAATTGTTCATTATAGTCAATGGACTTATGAAGAATTAGAGGAAGTATTAGCTTACAATCGAGCAGAAGTTCGTGCCCTTTATCATTAGTAGGCACGCTTTTGGCAATTTCGTAGGGTGTGTTAATGAAATGTAACACACCATCGTCATGCTTAATTCAATATTGAGTTATGATAGATAATAAAATTAATATCAATTAAAACATCTAAAAAAGCAAAAACCATGAAACCCTCTAGATTAAGAGATGAACTTATTGAAGAAATCTATTTAATTCCCGATACGGAGTTAGCGCAAATTTATCAAATGATTCATGATTTTAGATTATCTTCAGAAAAAAGACAGGATAATCTCAAAAATACGCTTAAATTTGCTGGTAATTGGGATGATTTAACGGAAGAACAATTTACTAAACTTTCGGCTCAAATAACTCTACGTCGTCAGCAAGCATCTAGAGAGAGAAGAAATGATGAAAGTATCGCTGATTTACACTGATATTTTGTCTCTTTTCTTTCGTAATAATCCCAATGTTATTGCTAATTTTACAACTTAATTTCAAGTATTGGAAAAAAATAAAAAGGTGCGTGGAGGACGCACCCAAAGGTCACGCAGAACTCTTATAATTAGGCCGCATCATCATCATGGGCAAAGCGATTATAGAGGAAGTCTAAGGCATAGTTGCGAAGATCGTAGTATTGGGGATCTTCCATAATGCGATCGCGGTCACGGGGACGGGAGAAGGGAATCGTCATAATTTCCCCAATAGCAGCAGCAGGACCATTGGTCATCATCACGAGACGATCGGCGAGAAATAACGCCTCATCGATATCATGGGTAATCATCAACACGGTACAACGGTGATCGTTCCAAATTTTGAGCAATTCTTCCTGTAATTCCTCTTTAGTGATAGCATCCAATGCCCCAAAGGGTTCATCTAAGATTAACACTTCAGGACGAATAGCCAGAGCCCGCGCAATGGAAACCCGTTGTTTCATCCCCCCGGAAATTTGGGTTGGTTTTTTGTTTTCTGCTTCGCTTAAACCCACCATTGCCAGATGATCCCGAACAATAGCCCGTTTTTCGGCTTCTCGTCGGTTAGGATCGACCGCATCCACCGCTAAATAGACATTTTCAAACACCGTTAACCAAGGAAGGAGGGCATAATTTTGGAAGACCACCATGCGATCGGGTCCTGGTTTAGTGACGGGTTTTCCATTGACTAAAACCGATCCATCGGTGGGTGTGGCAAACCCTGAAACCATGTTTAAAAGGGTAGATTTTCCGCAACCCGAATGGCCGATCACACAGATAAATTCGCCATCCTTAACGGTTAAATTGACATCTTTTAAAACGGTATAGGGACCCTTTGGTGTAGGATAAACTTTGCTGACGTTTTCGATAACAACAGAGAGATTATTATTCATAGTGGGTTGACGTTTTAAGTTAAGGGTTTTAGGGTGATTAGATTGAATAGTTTGCATCGATTTCTCCGTGTTCATAAAGTTAATAGTAGGGTGGGCAATGCCCACCAAAAACGAGAATTAAGCAGCAATATTAGGTGGAGATTTAACCCCATCGAGATGAACTTCTGCCATGGTAAAGTTCTGTTTAATCTCCAAGTGATTGAGATAACTGACGGGATCTTCTGCATCAAAGGTGACACCATCAAACAATTTGATAGGTTCACGACGATACTTAATATCCACCATGCCTAATTCCCGCGCTGCCGTACTAAAGACGCTGACCCGACAGACCCGTTCTAAAATTTCCACCCAGTTGCGGGGGAAGGGAATATGACCCCATCGCGCCATTTGCGTCATCATCCAGAGGTGTTCTGTCCGACTGGGACGGTTCATCCCTTCGCCAAAGAACATATGATGGGCATATTCAATGGATTTTTCTAGATTGCAACTATAATCATTGGGATCGCCGAGTTGAATGTATTCAGGGTTGGTACTGAGGTAGGGACGACTGGCTAATAATTGGCGAATATCCTCATGATTGGCTTTATCGGCGCAATATTGACAGGCTTCTAGTAAGGCTTTCACCACAGCGATATGGCTGTTGGGGTAGGCATTCGCCCAGTCTTCCCGAACCCCTAAGACTTTGCCGGGGTGTCCTTGCCAAATTTCTAAGTCAGTGGCGATGGTAAACCCAACTCCTTCCATGGCCGCCCGCATATTCCACGGTTCGCCCACACAGTAACCGTCGATGGTTCCGGCTTTCAGGTCAGCCACCATTTGCGCGGGGGGAATAGTTTCTAAGTGTACATCTTTATCGGGATCGATGCCTCCTGCTGCTAACCAATAGCGTAAGAGGATGTTATGGGTAGAAGAGGGGTGAACCATGCCGAAAATATGACGTTTTTCGGTGGATTCTAGTAACATCCGTCTTAATTGACTGACGGTATGGACTCCCTGTTCATAGAAAGACTGTCCGAGGGTGATCCCATTGCCGTTGCGGGTCATGGTCAACGCAGACACGATGGGTAAGGGAGTTTCTTGGTGTCCTCCGGCGGTCAACCAGGTGGGCATTCCGGCGGGCATTTGGGCAGCATCTAGGTATCCTCCGGCGATTCCATCCACAATACCGCGCCAACTGCTTTCACGAACTAAATTTACCTCATCTAAGCCATGTTTGGCAAAAAATCCGCATTCTTGGGCAACAATAAGGGGGGCACAAGCGGTAAGAGGGACAAAGCCAATTTCTAAATTGACTTTTTCTAGACCATGACGGGCGATCGCTTCGGTCTTTTTGGCGCGTAATTTTTTGATCCGTTTCTGTTGGTTGAGGAAGTAGATAATTTCGCTACGGAGACTGTAGTAACTCGGATGGTTTACGACTTCCATCCGTTGACGAGGACGAGGGATATCGACTTCTAAAATACCGCCGATTTTCGATTTGGGTCCGTTGGTTAACATGACGATGCGATCAGACAGTAATACGGCTTCATCTACATCGTGCGTTACCATAACGGAGGTGATTTTATACTCGTCACAAATACGCATCAATTGTTCTTGTAAATTCCCTCTAGTTAAGGCATCTAAAGCTCCAAAAGGTTCATCAAGTAATAGTAATTTGGGACGAATAGCGAGGGCACGGGCAATAGCAACCCGTTGTTTCATCCCCCCTGAAAGTTGTTTGGGATATTTATCAACCGCGTGACGTAACCCGACTAAATCGATGTGTTGTTCGATGATTTCTTCTCGTTCTTTGGTGGGATAATCTCCCATCACTTCATCAACAGCTAGGGCAATATTTTGACGAACGGTTAACCAAGGTAACAGGGAATAATTTTGGA is part of the Rippkaea orientalis PCC 8801 genome and harbors:
- a CDS encoding nitrate ABC transporter ATP-binding protein (This model describes the ATP binding subunits of ATP-binding cassette (ABC) transporters for nitrate transport, or for bicarbonate transport, in bacteria and archaea.), with amino-acid sequence MGVFVAADSIDKVFPLSDGGEYIALQGIDLEIKKGEFISLIGHSGCGKSTLLNMIAGLDLPTEGIVTLEGQRIKDPGPDKMVIFQNYSLLPWLTVRQNIALAVDEVMGDYPTKEREEIIEQHIDLVGLRHAVDKYPKQLSGGMKQRVAIARALAIRPKLLLLDEPFGALDALTRGNLQEQLMRICDEYKITSVMVTHDVDEAVLLSDRIVMLTNGPKSKIGGILEVDIPRPRQRMEVVNHPSYYSLRSEIIYFLNQQKRIKKLRAKKTEAIARHGLEKVNLEIGFVPLTACAPLIVAQECGFFAKHGLDEVNLVRESSWRGIVDGIAGGYLDAAQMPAGMPTWLTAGGHQETPLPIVSALTMTRNGNGITLGQSFYEQGVHTVSQLRRMLLESTEKRHIFGMVHPSSTHNILLRYWLAAGGIDPDKDVHLETIPPAQMVADLKAGTIDGYCVGEPWNMRAAMEGVGFTIATDLEIWQGHPGKVLGVREDWANAYPNSHIAVVKALLEACQYCADKANHEDIRQLLASRPYLSTNPEYIQLGDPNDYSCNLEKSIEYAHHMFFGEGMNRPSRTEHLWMMTQMARWGHIPFPRNWVEILERVCRVSVFSTAARELGMVDIKYRREPIKLFDGVTFDAEDPVSYLNHLEIKQNFTMAEVHLDGVKSPPNIAA